The Microbacter sp. GSS18 genome has a segment encoding these proteins:
- a CDS encoding ParA family protein encodes MEFTGRTRVLTISNQKGGVGKTTTTVNIAAAFAALGARVLVIDLDPQGNASTALGVPHSADTASIYDVLIDGMPLREIIQTSPESDNLLCAPSTIHLAGAEIELVSQVAREHRLRTALTTYLDELDERLDFVLIDCPPSLGLLTINAFTAAGELLIPIQCEYYALEGLSQLLGTVTMIQQHLNHGLELSTIMLTMYDGRTRLAQQVADEVREHFPSQVLDTIIPRSVRVSEAPSFGQTVISYDAQSAGAIAYKEAAVEMVRRGERNLGEAEQHTNEGES; translated from the coding sequence GTGGAGTTCACGGGTCGCACGCGTGTCCTCACCATCTCGAACCAGAAGGGCGGTGTCGGCAAGACGACCACAACGGTCAACATCGCCGCCGCTTTCGCCGCGCTCGGTGCTCGCGTCCTCGTCATCGACCTCGACCCGCAGGGCAACGCATCCACCGCCCTCGGGGTTCCGCACTCCGCCGATACGGCGAGCATCTACGACGTCCTGATCGACGGCATGCCGCTGCGCGAGATCATCCAGACGAGTCCCGAGTCCGACAACCTGCTGTGCGCGCCGAGCACCATCCACCTCGCCGGCGCCGAGATCGAGCTCGTCTCGCAGGTCGCGCGCGAACACCGCCTTCGGACGGCGCTCACCACCTATCTCGACGAACTCGACGAGCGACTCGACTTCGTGCTCATCGACTGCCCGCCGTCCCTCGGTCTGCTCACGATCAACGCCTTCACCGCAGCGGGCGAGCTGCTCATCCCGATCCAGTGCGAGTACTACGCGCTCGAGGGACTGAGCCAGCTGCTCGGCACCGTGACGATGATCCAGCAGCACCTGAATCATGGACTCGAGCTGTCGACCATCATGCTCACCATGTATGACGGACGCACACGGCTCGCCCAGCAGGTCGCCGACGAGGTTCGAGAACACTTCCCGAGCCAGGTTCTCGACACGATCATCCCGCGATCCGTGCGCGTCTCCGAGGCACCGAGCTTCGGTCAGACCGTGATCTCATATGATGCGCAGTCCGCAGGCGCGATCGCTTACAAGGAAGCCGCCGTCGAGATGGTCCGACGAGGCGAGCGGAATCTCGGCGAGGCAGAGCAGCACACGAACGAAGGGGAGTCCTGA
- the rsmG gene encoding 16S rRNA (guanine(527)-N(7))-methyltransferase RsmG → MIDIEPEPAVAAEVFGDRIEQARAFTATLGQQGEERGLIGPLEPPRLWTRHILNSAIAAPLFSGRVGDVGSGAGLPGLVLAIARPDVEFVLIEPMERRIAWLSEQVASLGLTNVEVLRARAEDWSRGPVLDAVTARAVSALRTLIPITAPLVRDGGELVLLKGVSVANEIESAQKQIRKFGLSDVRVEILGEGLLSEPTRVLRATVR, encoded by the coding sequence ATGATCGACATCGAGCCCGAGCCCGCGGTCGCCGCGGAGGTCTTCGGCGACCGCATCGAGCAGGCGCGTGCGTTCACGGCGACCCTCGGCCAACAGGGGGAGGAGCGGGGTCTGATCGGCCCGCTCGAGCCCCCGCGGCTGTGGACCCGCCACATCCTGAACAGCGCGATCGCGGCGCCCCTCTTCTCGGGACGCGTCGGTGACGTCGGATCGGGTGCAGGTCTCCCAGGTCTGGTCCTTGCGATCGCGCGGCCGGACGTGGAGTTCGTGCTCATCGAGCCGATGGAGCGGCGGATCGCCTGGCTCTCGGAGCAGGTCGCATCGCTGGGTCTCACCAATGTCGAGGTGCTGCGGGCCCGTGCGGAGGACTGGTCGCGAGGCCCGGTTCTCGATGCGGTGACGGCTCGAGCCGTGAGTGCGCTGCGCACGCTGATTCCCATCACTGCACCCCTGGTCCGAGATGGGGGCGAGCTGGTTCTGCTCAAGGGGGTTTCGGTCGCGAACGAGATCGAGTCGGCGCAGAAGCAGATCCGCAAGTTCGGTCTGTCGGATGTCCGCGTCGAGATCCTCGGCGAGGGCTTGCTGAGCGAGCCGACCCGAGTCCTCCGTGCGACGGTTCGCTGA
- a CDS encoding R3H domain-containing nucleic acid-binding protein encodes MTSETAPAVGDDRAPATVEQLEEEGDIAADFIEGLLDIADIDGDLALDVRSGRAYVSVEGDDDASLTVLSEPTTVQALQELTRIAVQNKTGRFSRLILDIGGSRDTRERELETLVDRAIARLDDGASQASLPAMSSYERKLVHDVVARRGFVSESYGDGADRHTVIRRG; translated from the coding sequence ATGACTTCCGAAACCGCTCCCGCCGTCGGCGACGACCGCGCTCCGGCCACCGTCGAGCAGCTCGAGGAGGAGGGCGACATCGCCGCCGACTTCATCGAGGGTCTGCTCGACATCGCCGACATCGATGGAGACCTCGCCCTGGACGTGCGCTCCGGCCGCGCCTACGTGTCGGTCGAAGGCGACGACGACGCCTCGCTGACGGTTCTGTCGGAGCCGACGACCGTTCAGGCGCTTCAGGAGCTCACGCGCATCGCGGTGCAGAACAAGACGGGCCGGTTCTCGCGACTGATCCTCGACATCGGCGGCTCGCGTGACACCCGTGAGCGCGAACTCGAGACGCTCGTCGACCGCGCGATCGCGCGCCTGGACGACGGCGCTTCGCAGGCGTCGCTCCCGGCCATGTCGAGCTACGAGCGCAAGCTCGTGCATGATGTCGTGGCGCGCCGTGGCTTCGTGTCGGAGTCGTACGGCGACGGTGCCGACCGGCACACCGTGATCCGACGCGGCTGA
- the yidC gene encoding membrane protein insertase YidC, whose translation MDLFLASTPAPDAGGGFDLFGTILWPLKWAVEAVLVAWHWLLTAIGMPPAEGLTWVLSIVGLVVVVRAALIPLFVRQIKSQRKMMEIAPELRKIQEKYKGKKDQLSREAMSRETMALYKKHGTTPVSSCLPLLVQMPIFFALFSVLNDVTRHAAAGVGGVGLLNAELTQEFYDAQLFGVASLHETLIDAVNSNNTAAITILVTLVVLMIASQFFTQLQIISKNLSPEAKTGQAYQMQKIMLYVLPFAFVFSGVFFPLGVVIYWFVSNLWTMGQQFLVIREMPTPGSDAAKAREERLARKGKALDAHGKVIPMEKYVAEQQRLLEEAEAAKAAQPKRQQPMSKQRAKKQSQKGQNKPADTGDASGAAS comes from the coding sequence ATGGATCTCTTCCTCGCTTCCACGCCCGCCCCGGACGCCGGGGGTGGGTTCGATCTGTTCGGAACCATCCTGTGGCCGCTGAAGTGGGCGGTCGAGGCCGTCCTCGTCGCGTGGCACTGGCTGCTGACGGCGATCGGCATGCCGCCGGCCGAGGGCTTGACGTGGGTGCTCTCCATCGTCGGCCTCGTCGTCGTCGTGCGCGCCGCTCTGATCCCGCTGTTCGTTCGCCAGATCAAGAGCCAGCGCAAGATGATGGAAATCGCTCCTGAACTGCGGAAAATCCAGGAGAAGTACAAGGGCAAGAAGGATCAGCTCTCTCGCGAGGCGATGAGCCGCGAGACCATGGCGCTCTACAAGAAGCACGGCACCACGCCGGTGTCGAGCTGTCTGCCGCTGCTGGTGCAGATGCCGATCTTCTTCGCCCTGTTCAGCGTGCTGAACGACGTGACCCGTCATGCGGCGGCGGGTGTGGGTGGCGTCGGACTGCTCAACGCCGAGCTGACGCAGGAGTTCTACGACGCCCAGCTGTTCGGTGTGGCTTCGCTGCACGAGACGCTGATCGACGCGGTGAACTCCAACAACACAGCGGCAATCACCATTCTCGTCACTCTCGTCGTTCTCATGATCGCGTCGCAGTTCTTCACGCAACTCCAGATCATCTCGAAGAATCTGTCGCCCGAAGCCAAGACGGGCCAGGCGTACCAGATGCAGAAGATCATGCTGTACGTCCTTCCGTTCGCGTTCGTCTTCTCGGGTGTCTTCTTCCCCCTCGGTGTCGTCATCTACTGGTTCGTGTCGAACCTCTGGACGATGGGTCAGCAGTTCCTCGTCATCCGTGAGATGCCCACTCCAGGGTCGGATGCGGCAAAGGCGCGCGAGGAGCGCCTGGCACGCAAGGGCAAGGCGCTCGACGCTCACGGCAAGGTCATCCCGATGGAGAAGTACGTCGCCGAGCAGCAGCGCCTGCTCGAGGAGGCCGAGGCGGCGAAGGCGGCTCAGCCCAAGCGTCAGCAGCCGATGAGCAAGCAGCGTGCGAAGAAGCAGTCCCAGAAGGGTCAGAACAAGCCCGCGGATACCGGCGACGCCTCGGGCGCCGCTTCCTGA
- the yidD gene encoding membrane protein insertion efficiency factor YidD has translation MSVLPAYALGDAHLDPAHLVRAVPLLPRNAGLLLLYAYRATISHTYGDVCKYYPSCSAYAVGAVQQHGLAKGVVMTATRLARCHPWAEGGVDDVAPHPSFRHGLTRHGFVVPAPPGKD, from the coding sequence ATGAGCGTCCTTCCCGCGTACGCCCTCGGCGACGCGCATCTCGACCCGGCCCATCTCGTCCGTGCGGTTCCCCTTCTGCCGCGGAACGCCGGCCTTCTCCTGCTGTACGCCTACCGTGCCACCATCTCGCACACCTACGGCGATGTGTGCAAGTACTATCCATCGTGCTCGGCCTACGCTGTGGGCGCTGTGCAGCAGCACGGTCTTGCGAAGGGCGTGGTCATGACGGCCACGCGCCTCGCGCGCTGCCATCCCTGGGCGGAGGGCGGCGTCGATGACGTCGCTCCTCATCCCTCGTTCCGCCACGGACTCACCCGACACGGGTTCGTCGTCCCCGCTCCCCCCGGAAAGGACTGA
- the rnpA gene encoding ribonuclease P protein component, with product MLARPNRLTRGADYRAVVRRGRRCAGAHTVAYVVTTESGRPSRFGFIVSRQVGSAVVRNTVRRRLKAVCAQSLPGVRAGNDIVIRALPAAATASFAELRDEVSRCLARRAA from the coding sequence GTGCTCGCGAGGCCGAACCGGCTCACCCGCGGTGCGGATTACAGGGCCGTCGTCCGTCGGGGCCGTCGTTGCGCGGGTGCGCACACGGTCGCGTATGTGGTGACGACCGAGTCGGGACGGCCTTCGAGGTTCGGGTTCATCGTGAGTCGTCAGGTAGGTTCAGCCGTCGTGCGCAACACTGTGCGCCGACGGCTGAAGGCCGTGTGCGCGCAGTCTCTTCCGGGTGTGCGCGCCGGCAACGACATCGTCATCCGTGCTCTTCCGGCTGCGGCGACGGCGTCGTTCGCCGAACTCCGCGACGAAGTGTCGCGCTGCCTGGCTCGGCGGGCGGCATGA
- the rpmH gene encoding 50S ribosomal protein L34, producing MSKRTFQPNNRRRAKKHGFRARMRTRAGRAILSARRAKGRTELSA from the coding sequence ATGAGCAAGCGCACCTTCCAGCCCAACAACCGCCGCCGCGCCAAGAAGCACGGTTTCCGCGCCCGCATGCGCACGCGTGCCGGCCGCGCGATCCTGTCGGCCCGTCGCGCCAAGGGCCGCACCGAGCTCTCGGCCTGA
- the dnaA gene encoding chromosomal replication initiator protein DnaA: MSSLEAPDVPVWSAVLGRLADDDRITPQLHGFLNLAVAQGVMGGTLYLDVPNDLTAAQFTKRMRTPIMEALANVEDDVTEPASNFRVVVNPDLADMHFTAPITIASTDPSTASSTAEPAPPIAPVIGRPAMDGAADAAPTPFRTDTRLNPKYTFDNFVIGQSNRFAHAAAVAVAEAPAKAYNPLFVYGDSGLGKTHLLHAIGDYALSLYAGIRVRYVSSEEFTNDFINSIANNRGSAFQARYRDVDILLIDDIQFLQGRAETQEAFFHTFNTLHDHDKQVVITSDVPPKHLTGFEDRMRSRFEWGLITDVQAPDLETRIAILRKKAQSERLHIPDEVLEYIAGAVSSNIRELEGALIRVSAFASLNRSNLDMSLAQTVLRDIVDQDDANIISPTDIISATAQYFKLTVDDLYGSSRSQSVATARQIAMYLCRERTSLSLPKIGQLFGNRDHTTVMYAYKKISDLMKERRSIYNQVSEITAQLGRNGR, from the coding sequence ATGTCATCTCTTGAAGCGCCGGACGTCCCGGTGTGGTCGGCCGTCCTCGGCCGCCTCGCCGACGACGACCGCATCACGCCGCAGCTCCACGGCTTCCTCAACCTGGCGGTCGCACAGGGCGTGATGGGCGGAACCCTGTACCTCGACGTCCCCAACGACCTCACCGCTGCGCAGTTCACCAAGCGCATGAGGACACCCATCATGGAGGCGCTCGCGAACGTCGAGGACGACGTCACCGAGCCGGCGTCGAACTTCCGCGTCGTCGTCAACCCGGACCTGGCCGACATGCACTTCACGGCCCCGATCACGATCGCGTCCACAGATCCGTCCACGGCTTCATCCACAGCCGAGCCCGCTCCCCCGATCGCGCCGGTCATCGGACGCCCCGCGATGGACGGCGCGGCGGATGCCGCGCCGACGCCGTTCCGCACCGACACACGCCTGAATCCGAAGTACACGTTCGACAACTTCGTCATCGGCCAGTCGAACCGCTTCGCCCACGCCGCAGCCGTGGCTGTCGCAGAAGCGCCCGCGAAGGCCTACAACCCGCTGTTCGTGTACGGCGACTCCGGACTGGGCAAGACGCACCTGCTCCACGCGATCGGCGACTACGCCCTCAGCCTGTACGCGGGCATCCGGGTGCGGTACGTCTCGAGCGAAGAGTTCACCAACGACTTCATCAACTCGATCGCGAACAACCGCGGATCCGCCTTCCAGGCGCGGTACCGCGACGTCGACATCCTGCTGATCGACGACATCCAGTTCCTCCAGGGGCGCGCCGAGACCCAGGAGGCGTTCTTCCACACGTTCAACACGCTGCACGACCACGACAAGCAGGTGGTCATCACCAGCGACGTGCCGCCCAAGCACCTCACCGGGTTCGAGGACCGCATGCGCAGCCGGTTCGAGTGGGGCCTCATCACCGACGTTCAGGCACCGGACCTCGAAACCCGCATCGCGATCCTCCGCAAGAAGGCGCAGAGCGAGCGGCTGCACATCCCCGACGAGGTGCTCGAATACATCGCCGGCGCGGTCTCGAGCAACATCCGCGAGCTCGAGGGCGCGCTCATCCGCGTCTCGGCGTTCGCCAGTCTCAACCGTTCGAACCTCGACATGTCGCTCGCCCAGACCGTGCTGAGGGACATCGTCGACCAGGACGACGCCAACATCATCTCGCCGACCGACATCATCAGCGCGACGGCGCAGTACTTCAAGCTCACCGTCGATGATCTCTACGGGTCTAGCCGTTCCCAGTCCGTCGCCACCGCGCGGCAGATCGCCATGTACCTGTGCCGCGAGCGCACGAGCCTGTCGCTGCCGAAGATCGGCCAGCTCTTCGGCAACCGCGACCACACCACCGTCATGTACGCCTACAAGAAGATCAGCGATCTGATGAAGGAGCGTCGCTCGATCTACAACCAGGTCTCCGAGATCACCGCGCAGCTCGGTCGCAACGGACGCTGA